Proteins found in one Coffea eugenioides isolate CCC68of chromosome 5, Ceug_1.0, whole genome shotgun sequence genomic segment:
- the LOC113770720 gene encoding coiled-coil domain-containing protein 22 homolog isoform X1, whose product MEEDDSQGILLDSLRSSGVPIPPGVSAIEDLTPATLFFICSRSLCLIDKTLSFPTCLPEDSMADRFNICSDLASAFKNLGFIDDINFHEFLYPSVEDLYKLVRFLVGRLAESSDVQKASNESGNFNSGDTLRGESNESNLVCGNSVTDEDGAVGKWRADTRGSNEEGWMTRGAGESSVHKIHVAESNACGDEQTIALGFHEHFEKPGVNSLEELSTEKRMLLDWIAKTSKLQQMQDEPELLKAAEALQCQIPVQFCVQQLIDQIEARKDKLVKLEFQWDALRSSIEEKRTNLVEAVCLTKPDAREKLQKKKEIGREIVSISAEMKSREDELSVLSMELEKQPKVASRGSFVLRIKEITKNSCKQEVDIERILRDTRELQLESNSIQERLNRTYAVVDETIFREARKDTVARQAYRLLTRIHDCFEQTAEKVLSTDRTRRELADYEAKLTSMASRSLNIDKLRADLDAIRKENDMLEMSLQNS is encoded by the exons ATGGAGGAAGATGATTCGCAAGGGATTCTTCTTGACTCGCTGCGTAGCTCGGGGGTTCCGATTCCACCCGGAGTATCGGCGATTGAAGACCTCACGCCAGCAACGCTTTTCTTCATCTGCTCTCGATCGCTCTGCCTCATTGATAAAACCCTGTCGTTTCCTACATGTTTGCCGGAGGACTCCATGGCCGACCGCTTCAATATCTGCTCCGACCTCGCCTCTGCATTCAAAAACCTAGGTTTTATCGATGATATTAACTTCCACGAG TTTCTTTATCCTTCCGTGGAGGATTTGTATAAGTTGGTGAGGTTCTTAGTGGGCAGGCTAGCTGAATCTTCTGATGTGCAAAAAGCCAGTAATGAGTCCGGAAATTTCAATTCTGGAGATACGTTGCGTGGAGAGTCCAACGAATCTAATTTAGTCTGTGGAAATTCGGTAACCGATGAGGATGGTGCAGTTGGAAAATGGAGAGCTGACACAAGAGGCTCAAATGAAGAAGGATGGATGACTAGGGGAGCCGGAGAATCTTCAGTGCATAAGATTCATGTTGCAGAATCAAATGCCTGTGGAGATGAGCAAACTATTGCTCTTGGGTTCCATGAACATTTTGAGAAGCCTGGGGTGAATTCTCTTGAGGAGCTTTCAACTGAG AAAAGAATGCTCTTGGATTGGATTGCCAAGACTTCAAAATTACAACAGATGCAAGATGAGCCTGAGTTGCTGAAGGCTGCAGAAGCATTACAATGCCAGATTCCAGTTCAATTTTGTGTCCAACAGCTCATAGACCAAATAGAGGCAAGAAAGGACAAGCTTGTGAAACTTGAGTTTCAGTG GGATGCCCTGAGAAGTTCTATAGAAGAGAAAAGGACTAATCTTGTGGAGGCTGTCTGTTTGACAAAACCAGATGCCCGTGAAAAGcttcaaaaaaagaaagagatcGGGAGAGAAATTGTGTCCATTTCAGCAGAAATGAAAAGCAG GGAGGACGAACTTTCTGTACTTTCCATGGAACTAGAAAAACAACCCAAGGTAGCATCACGAGGATCTTTTGTCTTACGGATTAAGGAGATCACAAAGAATAGCTGCAAGCAAGAGGTTGACATCGAGCGAATCTTAAGAGACACTAGGGAGCTACAGTTGGAGAGCAATTCtatccaagaacgccttaatcGAACTTATGCAGTGGTGGATGAAACTATATTCAG GGAAGCAAGAAAAGATACAGTAGCCCGGCAAGCTTATAGATTGCTGACAAGAATCCACGATTGCTTTGAACAGACAGCTGAAAAAGTTTTGTCGACTGATCGAACTCGCAGGGAATTGGCAGATTATGAAGCAAAGCTCACAAGCATGGCTTCCAGAAGCCTGAATATTGACAAGCTACGAGCTGATCTTGATGCTATCAGGAAGGAAAATGATATGCTTGAGATGAGCCTTCAAAATAGTTGA
- the LOC113770720 gene encoding coiled-coil domain-containing protein 22 isoform X2: protein MILTSTRQFLYPSVEDLYKLVRFLVGRLAESSDVQKASNESGNFNSGDTLRGESNESNLVCGNSVTDEDGAVGKWRADTRGSNEEGWMTRGAGESSVHKIHVAESNACGDEQTIALGFHEHFEKPGVNSLEELSTEKRMLLDWIAKTSKLQQMQDEPELLKAAEALQCQIPVQFCVQQLIDQIEARKDKLVKLEFQWDALRSSIEEKRTNLVEAVCLTKPDAREKLQKKKEIGREIVSISAEMKSREDELSVLSMELEKQPKVASRGSFVLRIKEITKNSCKQEVDIERILRDTRELQLESNSIQERLNRTYAVVDETIFREARKDTVARQAYRLLTRIHDCFEQTAEKVLSTDRTRRELADYEAKLTSMASRSLNIDKLRADLDAIRKENDMLEMSLQNS from the exons ATGATATTAACTTCCACGAG GCAGTTTCTTTATCCTTCCGTGGAGGATTTGTATAAGTTGGTGAGGTTCTTAGTGGGCAGGCTAGCTGAATCTTCTGATGTGCAAAAAGCCAGTAATGAGTCCGGAAATTTCAATTCTGGAGATACGTTGCGTGGAGAGTCCAACGAATCTAATTTAGTCTGTGGAAATTCGGTAACCGATGAGGATGGTGCAGTTGGAAAATGGAGAGCTGACACAAGAGGCTCAAATGAAGAAGGATGGATGACTAGGGGAGCCGGAGAATCTTCAGTGCATAAGATTCATGTTGCAGAATCAAATGCCTGTGGAGATGAGCAAACTATTGCTCTTGGGTTCCATGAACATTTTGAGAAGCCTGGGGTGAATTCTCTTGAGGAGCTTTCAACTGAG AAAAGAATGCTCTTGGATTGGATTGCCAAGACTTCAAAATTACAACAGATGCAAGATGAGCCTGAGTTGCTGAAGGCTGCAGAAGCATTACAATGCCAGATTCCAGTTCAATTTTGTGTCCAACAGCTCATAGACCAAATAGAGGCAAGAAAGGACAAGCTTGTGAAACTTGAGTTTCAGTG GGATGCCCTGAGAAGTTCTATAGAAGAGAAAAGGACTAATCTTGTGGAGGCTGTCTGTTTGACAAAACCAGATGCCCGTGAAAAGcttcaaaaaaagaaagagatcGGGAGAGAAATTGTGTCCATTTCAGCAGAAATGAAAAGCAG GGAGGACGAACTTTCTGTACTTTCCATGGAACTAGAAAAACAACCCAAGGTAGCATCACGAGGATCTTTTGTCTTACGGATTAAGGAGATCACAAAGAATAGCTGCAAGCAAGAGGTTGACATCGAGCGAATCTTAAGAGACACTAGGGAGCTACAGTTGGAGAGCAATTCtatccaagaacgccttaatcGAACTTATGCAGTGGTGGATGAAACTATATTCAG GGAAGCAAGAAAAGATACAGTAGCCCGGCAAGCTTATAGATTGCTGACAAGAATCCACGATTGCTTTGAACAGACAGCTGAAAAAGTTTTGTCGACTGATCGAACTCGCAGGGAATTGGCAGATTATGAAGCAAAGCTCACAAGCATGGCTTCCAGAAGCCTGAATATTGACAAGCTACGAGCTGATCTTGATGCTATCAGGAAGGAAAATGATATGCTTGAGATGAGCCTTCAAAATAGTTGA
- the LOC113771979 gene encoding nucleotide-sugar uncharacterized transporter 2, with protein MTFNFTVAVSIILGNKLVMGRVGFNYPIFLTLIHYSTAWILLAIFKALSLLPVSPPSRSTPFSSLFSLGAVMAFASGLANISLKHNSVGFYQMAKIAVTPTIVIAEFILFRKAISFKKVLALVLVSVGVAVATVTDVEFNLFGAVVAIAWIVPSAINKILWSNLQQQGNWTALALMWKTTPVTVLFLLTLMPWLDPPGVLSFKWNVHNATAILISALLGFLLQLSGALALGATSATSHVVLGQFKTCVILLAGYVVFGSDPGPLSLCGAVAALAGMSVYTLLNLRESHEKEGSLLQKQNLPSQKPKTVEEDMNEANAGTTSGSNSV; from the exons ATGACCTTCAACTTTACGGTTGCTGTGTCGATAATTCTGGGGAACAAATTA GTTATGGGCAGAGTTGGATTTAACTACCCAATATTCCTTACTTTGATTCACTACTCTACTGCCTGGATTTTACTAGCCATTTTCAAGGCACTTTCCTTGCTTCCGGTTTCTCCTCCTTCTCGATCTACTCCATTCTCTTCACTTTTCTCTTTGGGTGCAGTCATGGCTTTTGCTTCTGGCCTTGCCAATATTAGCCTAAAGCATAACAG TGTTGGATTTTATCAGATGGCTAAAATTGCCGTCACTCCAACTATTGTGATAGCGGAGTTCATTCTTTTCAGAAAAGCAATATCTTTTAAGAAG GTTCTAGCTCTAGTTCTTGTCTCAGTAGGTGTAGCAGTTGCAACTGTAACGGACGTGGAATTCAATTTGTTTGGCGCTGTTGTTGCAATAGCTTGGATTGTTCCAAGTGCTATAAATAAGATCCTCTGGTCTAACCTCCAGCAGCAAGGCAACTGGACTGCTCTAGC GTTAATGTGGAAGACCACCCCGGTCACAGTACTCTTCTTACTAACTCTTATGCCATGGTTGGATCCGCCTGGAGTTTTGTCCTTCAAATGGAATGTCCATAACGCGACTGCCATTCTTATATCGGCTTTGCTTGGCTTTCTCCTGCAACTTTCTGGAGCTTTGGCACTTGG TGCGACTTCTGCAACCTCACATGTCGTTTTAGGGCAATTCAAAACTTGTGTCATTCTTTTAGCAGGGTACGTAGTATTCGGTTCGGATCCAGGGCCACTTAGTCTTTGTGGTGCCGTAGCTGCTCTTGCTGGAATGTCAGTCTACACCTTGCTTAATCTAAGGGAATCACATGAGAAAGAGGGTAGTTTACTTCAAAAGCAAAATCTTCCTTCTCAAAAACCCAAAACAGTTGAGGAAGACATGAATGAGGCAAATGCAGGCACTACCTCCGGCTCCAATTCTGTCTGA